The following coding sequences lie in one Xanthomonas hortorum pv. pelargonii genomic window:
- a CDS encoding DUF6165 family protein produces the protein MSEILVPVSFGELLDKIAILQIKSERMRDAAKLTNVRNELSALEISWMAHPAAGHDIVRLRAALKAVNERLWVIEDDIRLKEQAQTFDDEFVQLARSVYIENDERARIKKEINLALGSSYVEEKSYQDYRATGV, from the coding sequence ATGTCCGAGATTCTGGTGCCGGTGTCCTTTGGTGAGCTGCTCGACAAGATCGCGATCCTGCAGATCAAGTCCGAGCGCATGCGCGATGCGGCCAAGCTGACCAATGTGCGCAACGAGCTGTCTGCGCTGGAAATCAGCTGGATGGCGCATCCGGCCGCCGGTCACGACATCGTGCGTTTGCGTGCCGCGCTCAAGGCTGTCAACGAGCGGCTGTGGGTGATCGAAGACGACATCCGTCTCAAGGAGCAGGCGCAGACCTTCGACGATGAATTCGTGCAGCTGGCGCGCAGCGTCTATATCGAAAACGACGAGCGCGCGCGCATCAAGAAAGAGATCAACCTGGCGCTAGGGTCGTCGTATGTGGAAGAGAAGTCGTATCAGGACTATCGCGCGACGGGTGTCTGA
- a CDS encoding PP2C family protein-serine/threonine phosphatase, with amino-acid sequence MLEFGHLTHVGLRRDLNEDTYYGDSELGLWLVADGMGGHACGEVASALARETIVREVRAGTPLAQAVRIADEEIIKTSRRCNDTLPMGTTVVAARVLSQRFEVAWVGDSRAYLWRDGRLAQLSQDHSYVQELIAQGTLTSEQARAHPHRNVVTQALGVTDPAHLNVATMQGELKSGMQLLLCSDGLTEEIDDATIAATLSQADCSAQECVECLVAAALDGGGSDNITAILVRSY; translated from the coding sequence ATGCTCGAATTCGGACATCTCACCCACGTCGGCCTGCGTCGCGACCTCAACGAGGACACGTACTACGGCGACAGCGAGCTGGGGTTATGGCTGGTCGCCGATGGCATGGGCGGGCATGCCTGCGGCGAAGTGGCCAGCGCGTTGGCGCGCGAAACCATCGTGCGCGAAGTGCGCGCCGGCACACCGCTGGCGCAGGCGGTGCGTATTGCCGATGAAGAAATCATCAAGACCTCGCGCCGCTGCAACGATACCTTGCCAATGGGCACCACCGTGGTCGCTGCCCGTGTGCTGAGCCAGCGCTTCGAAGTGGCCTGGGTCGGCGACAGCCGTGCCTATCTGTGGCGCGACGGCCGGCTCGCACAGCTGAGCCAGGACCATAGTTACGTACAGGAACTCATCGCGCAGGGCACGCTCACCAGCGAGCAGGCACGCGCGCATCCGCATCGCAACGTGGTGACCCAGGCGTTGGGCGTGACCGACCCGGCCCACCTCAATGTCGCCACCATGCAGGGCGAACTCAAATCCGGCATGCAGCTGCTGCTATGCAGCGACGGCCTGACCGAAGAAATCGACGACGCCACCATCGCCGCAACCTTGTCGCAAGCCGATTGCAGCGCGCAGGAATGCGTCGAATGCCTGGTCGCCGCCGCACTGGATGGCGGCGGCTCGGACAACATCACCGCGATTCTGGTACGTAGCTACTAA
- the dnaQ gene encoding DNA polymerase III subunit epsilon codes for MRQIILDTETTGLEWRKGNRVVEIGAVELLERRPSGNNFHRYLKPDCDFEPGAQEVTGLTLEFLADKPLFADVVEEFLAYIDGAELIIHNAAFDLGFLDNELSLLGDNYGRIVERATVVDTLMMARERYPGQRNSLDALCKRLGVDNSHRQLHGALLDAQILADVYIALTSGQEEIGFASADAGQSTQDADGMISFDPALLLPRPRVAVTASESQAHEARLAQLRKKAGRALWDAPVEEVAAAG; via the coding sequence ATGCGTCAGATCATTCTCGATACCGAAACCACCGGCCTGGAATGGCGCAAGGGCAACCGCGTCGTCGAAATCGGTGCGGTGGAGCTGCTGGAGCGGCGCCCCAGCGGCAACAACTTCCATCGCTATCTGAAGCCCGATTGCGACTTCGAACCCGGCGCGCAGGAAGTGACCGGGTTGACCCTGGAATTCCTGGCCGACAAGCCCTTGTTCGCCGATGTGGTGGAGGAGTTTCTGGCCTACATCGACGGCGCGGAGCTGATCATCCACAACGCTGCGTTCGATCTGGGCTTCCTGGACAACGAACTGTCGCTGCTGGGCGACAACTACGGCCGCATCGTCGAGCGCGCCACCGTGGTGGATACCTTGATGATGGCGCGCGAGCGTTATCCGGGGCAGCGCAATTCATTGGACGCCTTGTGCAAACGTCTGGGCGTGGATAATTCGCATCGCCAGTTGCACGGCGCCTTGCTCGATGCGCAGATCCTGGCCGATGTGTATATCGCGCTGACGTCTGGCCAGGAGGAAATCGGGTTTGCCAGCGCCGATGCCGGTCAGAGCACACAGGACGCTGACGGCATGATCAGCTTCGATCCGGCACTGCTGTTGCCGCGCCCGCGCGTGGCGGTGACTGCCTCGGAGTCGCAGGCGCACGAGGCGCGTCTGGCGCAGTTGCGCAAGAAGGCCGGGCGTGCGCTGTGGGATGCGCCGGTCGAAGAGGTTGCCGCTGCCGGTTAG
- the rnhA gene encoding ribonuclease HI — MKSIEVHTDGSCLGNPGPGGWAALLRYNGREKELAGGEATSTNNRMELMAAIMALETLTEPCQIVLHTDSQYVRQGITEWMSGWVRRGWKTAGGDPVKNRELWERLHAATQRHSIDWRWVKGHNGDPDNERVDVLARNQAIAQRGGLATQ; from the coding sequence ATGAAATCAATTGAAGTGCATACCGACGGCTCCTGCCTCGGCAATCCCGGGCCGGGCGGTTGGGCGGCCCTGTTGCGTTACAACGGCCGCGAGAAGGAATTGGCCGGCGGCGAAGCCACCTCCACCAACAACCGCATGGAGTTGATGGCGGCGATCATGGCGTTGGAAACGCTCACCGAGCCATGCCAGATCGTGCTGCATACCGACTCGCAATACGTGCGCCAGGGCATCACCGAATGGATGTCCGGCTGGGTGCGGCGCGGCTGGAAAACTGCCGGCGGCGACCCGGTCAAGAATCGTGAACTGTGGGAGCGGCTGCACGCGGCCACGCAGCGTCACAGCATCGATTGGCGTTGGGTGAAAGGCCACAATGGCGACCCGGATAACGAGCGCGTCGACGTGCTTGCCCGCAATCAGGCCATTGCCCAGCGCGGCGGCCTGGCAACACAATAA
- the gloB gene encoding hydroxyacylglutathione hydrolase, whose product MRLTALPAFEDNYIWALVAADGRAVIVDPGQAEPVFAAAEREGFTPSAVLLTHHHADHIGGVAALQQRWPDLELFGPADERSPADARQVGQGERLTLLGMGFEVLEVPGHTRSHIAFVTDEHLFSGDTLFSLGCGRMFEGTAPQMFDSLQRLASLPGETLVCCGHEYTLANASFALHVDPTNAALQRRQQEAQAMRQAARPTLPISLKSELATNPFLRTSSPEIRAAVAARASGALSSDVDVFAELRRWKDEFRA is encoded by the coding sequence ATGCGACTGACCGCCCTGCCCGCATTCGAAGACAACTACATCTGGGCGCTGGTCGCTGCGGATGGCCGCGCTGTCATCGTCGACCCCGGTCAGGCAGAGCCGGTGTTCGCTGCGGCAGAGCGCGAAGGATTCACTCCCAGCGCCGTGTTGCTCACCCACCACCATGCCGACCACATCGGCGGCGTGGCGGCATTGCAGCAGCGCTGGCCGGACCTGGAACTGTTCGGCCCTGCCGACGAACGCAGTCCCGCCGATGCCCGCCAGGTAGGACAAGGCGAGCGCTTGACTCTGCTTGGCATGGGCTTTGAAGTGCTCGAGGTGCCGGGCCACACCCGCAGCCACATCGCCTTTGTCACCGACGAGCATCTGTTCAGCGGTGATACGCTGTTCAGCCTAGGCTGTGGGCGGATGTTCGAAGGTACCGCTCCTCAGATGTTCGACTCGTTGCAACGCCTGGCCTCTCTGCCCGGCGAAACGCTTGTGTGTTGCGGCCACGAATATACGTTGGCCAACGCGTCCTTCGCGCTGCACGTCGATCCCACCAACGCTGCCTTGCAGCGCCGTCAACAGGAAGCCCAGGCCATGCGTCAAGCAGCCCGTCCTACCCTGCCGATTTCGCTCAAGAGTGAACTGGCCACCAACCCTTTTCTCCGTACCAGCAGTCCCGAGATTCGCGCCGCAGTCGCAGCGCGCGCATCTGGCGCACTTTCCTCCGATGTAGATGTTTTCGCCGAACTTCGGCGCTGGAAAGACGAATTTCGCGCATGA
- a CDS encoding lytic transglycosylase domain-containing protein has product MRRLLLAALAACAAIAPAAASPVDASRPTPTVSSTTPPAAPSLRNGQDIFSSFLDGRADPGCDSEHSDTRWEQHFSRAPARLADDAQDVLPLFGYVVDELRKADMPTEFALIPFVESGYRPGARNGSGPAGLWQFIATTARNHHVPVGAQYDGRLSAVDSTTAAVRYLKTLYGMFGGDWRLALMAYNAGEYRVLQAMRTAGMNAQNARPSELPGMSKVTYEYVEKLHALACVLDHAQQQGNLLTSLDRPVPVLTEHALPVGTSLNAWAGQRAIEPQLLARLNPALASARAAPSGVHVLAPVAAAQPGSAGAVVASADVGRIAETNDAAPTVVATTARTSNAQARTHTVRNGESAWAIARRYGVTVATLLASNGLDKRAVLKPGMVLSFDDRP; this is encoded by the coding sequence ATGAGGCGCTTGCTTTTGGCAGCGTTGGCCGCCTGTGCGGCCATTGCACCAGCAGCCGCATCGCCCGTCGACGCAAGCCGCCCCACACCCACAGTCAGCTCGACGACGCCGCCAGCCGCACCCAGCCTGCGCAATGGTCAGGACATCTTTTCGTCGTTTCTGGACGGGCGTGCAGATCCAGGCTGCGATAGCGAGCACAGCGACACGCGTTGGGAACAGCACTTCTCGCGCGCACCAGCCCGTCTGGCCGACGATGCACAGGATGTCCTGCCGCTGTTCGGCTACGTGGTCGACGAGCTGCGCAAGGCCGACATGCCGACCGAGTTTGCGCTGATTCCTTTTGTGGAAAGCGGCTACCGCCCGGGCGCCCGCAATGGTAGCGGACCGGCCGGCTTGTGGCAGTTCATCGCCACCACTGCGCGCAACCACCATGTGCCGGTTGGCGCGCAATACGACGGCCGCCTCTCGGCAGTGGATTCCACCACCGCTGCGGTACGTTATCTCAAGACGCTTTACGGCATGTTCGGCGGCGATTGGCGCCTGGCGCTGATGGCCTACAACGCTGGCGAGTACCGTGTGCTGCAGGCGATGCGCACGGCCGGTATGAACGCGCAGAACGCGCGTCCGTCCGAGCTGCCCGGCATGTCCAAGGTCACCTATGAGTATGTCGAAAAGCTGCACGCGCTCGCCTGTGTACTCGACCACGCGCAACAGCAAGGCAACCTGCTGACCTCGCTCGACCGCCCGGTTCCCGTACTGACCGAACACGCGTTGCCGGTTGGCACCAGCCTCAACGCCTGGGCCGGACAGCGCGCCATCGAGCCGCAGCTGCTCGCCCGGCTGAATCCGGCATTGGCCAGCGCACGTGCTGCGCCAAGTGGTGTGCATGTACTTGCCCCAGTCGCAGCAGCACAGCCCGGCTCGGCCGGTGCCGTAGTCGCATCCGCTGATGTGGGCAGGATTGCCGAGACCAACGATGCCGCGCCTACGGTGGTCGCCACGACTGCCAGGACGTCGAACGCGCAAGCGCGTACGCATACGGTGCGTAACGGCGAGTCCGCCTGGGCCATTGCGCGCCGCTACGGCGTGACTGTGGCGACGCTGCTTGCCAGCAATGGGCTGGACAAGCGTGCGGTGCTGAAGCCGGGCATGGTGTTGTCTTTCGACGACAGGCCTTAA
- a CDS encoding peptidyl-prolyl cis-trans isomerase, protein MLQKLRDKTSGWIATAILGLLMIPFLFVIDNSYLGGIGANNVAKVQAPPTWWKSAPSWWPVSLLWQHHEISTQDFRARFEQARMQERQRQGENFDPRTFESRENKLQVLDQLVDEQVVRLGAEDAGIVIGDATVRDYITGIQAFQVDGKFSPDQYRAALAQGTPPRTPAQFDALVRDSLQQSVIPQAIAESGFATKAEFERLLKLMGETRDVELAMLPPPAADTAPVSDAQIKQWYDGHAQDFRQPETVTIEYVEINAAKLPPATAADEATLRKRYEEEKGRFVEPDQRLTSHILISAGSDPAAQKAAEAKAAKLAAEAKQPGADFAALAKANSQDPGSKGAGGDLGWVEKGTMVKPFEDALFAMKAGDVVGPIKSEFGYHVIQLREVKGGQGKSFEQVRDQLAAEQLKADADKAFADVSGKLVDQVYKNPTALEPAAKQVGLPVQTLGPFSRADASGIAANPAVLRSAFSETLVQDGTVSDPITIAPNHSVVLRVTNHSAEQALPLDKVRDKVIAAIHTDRTEKAAAAAADAVLARVQKGETLQALAASEKLQVQPIPGLPRTAPIPTPAANRAIFSAPRPTEGKPSVGKVELDGGRFAVFVIAKATPGDLKQMPAEQQTMLREQLSQIDGNNAAQAYVKEMRKRYKIQIEEAQL, encoded by the coding sequence ATGCTGCAGAAACTTCGCGACAAGACGTCAGGCTGGATCGCTACCGCCATCCTGGGGTTGCTGATGATTCCGTTCCTGTTCGTCATCGACAACAGCTACCTCGGCGGCATTGGCGCCAACAACGTGGCCAAGGTGCAGGCGCCGCCCACATGGTGGAAATCGGCACCTTCCTGGTGGCCGGTGTCGCTGCTGTGGCAGCACCATGAAATCAGTACGCAGGATTTCCGCGCACGCTTCGAGCAGGCGCGTATGCAGGAGCGTCAGCGCCAGGGCGAGAATTTCGACCCGCGCACGTTCGAATCGCGCGAAAACAAGCTGCAGGTGCTCGATCAACTGGTTGACGAGCAAGTCGTGCGTCTAGGTGCCGAAGATGCCGGCATCGTGATCGGCGATGCGACGGTGCGCGATTACATCACCGGCATTCAGGCGTTCCAGGTCGATGGCAAATTCAGCCCCGACCAGTACCGCGCCGCGCTCGCACAAGGCACGCCACCGCGCACGCCGGCGCAGTTCGACGCATTGGTGCGCGACAGCTTGCAGCAGTCGGTGATTCCGCAGGCGATTGCCGAGTCGGGCTTTGCGACCAAGGCCGAGTTCGAGCGCCTGCTCAAGCTGATGGGCGAAACGCGCGACGTGGAGCTGGCGATGCTGCCGCCACCGGCTGCAGACACCGCGCCGGTCAGCGATGCGCAGATCAAGCAGTGGTACGACGGGCATGCGCAGGATTTCCGTCAGCCTGAGACCGTGACGATCGAGTACGTCGAGATCAATGCGGCCAAGTTGCCGCCGGCAACCGCCGCCGACGAGGCGACCTTGCGCAAGCGCTATGAAGAAGAGAAGGGCCGCTTTGTCGAGCCGGACCAGCGTCTGACTTCGCACATCCTGATCAGCGCTGGCAGCGACCCCGCCGCGCAGAAGGCTGCCGAAGCGAAGGCAGCCAAGCTCGCCGCAGAAGCCAAGCAGCCGGGCGCCGATTTTGCTGCATTGGCGAAGGCCAACTCGCAGGATCCGGGCTCCAAGGGGGCTGGTGGCGATCTGGGGTGGGTCGAGAAGGGCACGATGGTCAAGCCGTTCGAAGACGCGTTGTTCGCAATGAAGGCTGGCGATGTGGTTGGCCCGATCAAGAGCGAGTTCGGTTACCACGTGATCCAGCTGCGCGAGGTCAAGGGCGGCCAGGGCAAGTCGTTCGAGCAGGTGCGCGATCAACTCGCTGCCGAGCAGCTCAAGGCCGATGCCGACAAGGCGTTTGCCGATGTGAGCGGCAAGTTGGTGGATCAGGTCTACAAGAATCCCACCGCGTTGGAGCCAGCGGCCAAGCAGGTCGGTCTGCCGGTGCAGACGCTGGGCCCGTTCTCGCGCGCCGATGCCAGTGGTATCGCGGCCAATCCGGCGGTGCTGCGTTCGGCATTCTCCGAGACGCTGGTGCAGGACGGCACGGTGAGCGACCCGATCACCATTGCGCCCAATCACAGTGTGGTGTTGCGTGTGACCAATCACAGCGCCGAGCAGGCGTTGCCGTTGGACAAGGTGCGCGACAAGGTGATTGCGGCGATCCATACCGACCGCACCGAGAAGGCGGCGGCGGCGGCTGCCGATGCAGTGTTGGCGCGGGTGCAGAAGGGCGAAACGTTGCAGGCGCTTGCGGCCAGCGAGAAGCTGCAGGTGCAGCCGATCCCCGGCCTGCCGCGCACCGCGCCGATCCCGACACCGGCGGCAAACCGTGCCATCTTCAGCGCGCCGCGCCCGACCGAAGGCAAGCCGTCGGTCGGCAAGGTGGAGCTGGACGGCGGGCGCTTTGCGGTCTTCGTCATCGCCAAGGCCACGCCGGGCGACCTGAAGCAGATGCCGGCCGAGCAGCAGACCATGCTGCGCGAACAGCTGAGCCAGATCGATGGCAACAACGCGGCGCAGGCGTACGTCAAGGAAATGCGCAAGCGTTACAAGATCCAGATCGAAGAGGCGCAGCTGTAA
- a CDS encoding HU family DNA-binding protein, producing the protein MNKTELIDGVAAAADISKAEAGRAVDAVVSEITKALKKGEAVTLVGFGTFQVRERAERTGRNPKTGDSIKIAASKNPAFKAGKALKDAVN; encoded by the coding sequence ATGAATAAAACCGAATTGATCGATGGCGTTGCCGCTGCCGCTGACATCTCCAAGGCTGAAGCTGGCCGTGCTGTCGACGCGGTTGTGAGCGAAATCACCAAGGCACTGAAGAAGGGCGAAGCTGTCACCCTCGTCGGCTTTGGTACCTTCCAGGTCCGCGAGCGCGCTGAGCGCACCGGCCGTAATCCGAAGACCGGCGACAGCATCAAGATCGCTGCTTCGAAGAATCCTGCGTTCAAGGCTGGCAAAGCCCTGAAGGATGCAGTAAACTAA